DNA sequence from the Hyalangium minutum genome:
GAACTCGGGCAGCAAGTGCTCCACGGTGGAGATGCGAAGCCCCGCCAGCCGCTCCATCCACTCGTAGCTGTAGAAGCCCTGGGACCCCACCCCAAGCCGAACCAGCCAGGGCCAGATCGCCTCCGGTCGCGCGCGGACGGTAATGGCACGGTTCGAGACGTAGAAGGGCCTCTGTACCAGCTCGTCGCCGGGCATGGGACGCGTGAACTCCTCCTGAGTGGCTCCCCATCTCAAGTGCCAGGGACGCAGGATGAGCCAGTAGGCGGCGAGTCCACCCGTGCCCACGGCGGTCAGCACGCTGGCGAAGCGGAGTCTCTTGTCGCGGCGCATGGCATCCTCCTCGGCACGTCGAACGAGCTGCCCTGAGATTGGGAGATGGCTTGCCTCCCTGCCATGGGACGAGGGGGAGGGTCAGCCGGCCTGGCGCATGGCGCTGTCCCTCACCCTGGAGTACGAGCCATGCGTCGACCGTGGATGCGCCCGCGCTCGATGCGTTGAGACTCGTGAGTTCGCGCTGAAGAAACCTGGAGCGAGGAGCGAGATTGCCGCAGGGTGCCGCTCACGGCGCCGTGGAGCAGTTCCTGGGCCTGCCGCCTGTTCCGTGTCAACGGCTGGCCATCCGCGCCACCGACGGGTCCGGAGCAGCGCCTGAGAGGAGATCATGCCGCAGCCCCTTCCGCCCCTCGAACAGCACCCCTTCCTGCGCGGGCTCTCTCCCGAGCAACTGAGCGCCATTGCCTGCAAGGTCCGCGAGCAATCCTTCCCGGCGGGAGCCCTCCTGCTGCGCGAGGGCGATCCGGCGGACACGCTCTACCTGGTGCGCAGTGGGAAGGTGGTGCTGGAACAGAACGTGCCTGGCAGGGGCCCCACTTTGCTCGAGACGTTGAAGGCCGGCGACATCCTCGGCCTGTCCTGGCTGTTCCCACCCTTCCGCTGGCATCTGGATGCGCGGGCGGTAGAGTCCGTGGACACTTTCGCGCTCGATGCCTCCTGCATGCGCGGCCCCTCGCCGGAGCACCCCGTGCTGGAGCCTGCGCTGGCCATGCGCCTGCTGCGTCAGCTCTACGACCGGCTGGAGCGCGTCCGGCTGCAGCGGCTCGATGTCTACAAGGCGGGAGCATGAGCCTCGACGTTCCACACGTCCCTGGCGTCGCCGGCCCGCTGACGCCCGAACCGCTCCGCGTGCGGAGCCTCCGCCGCGAGACGGCCGACACGTGGACTGTATCGCTCGATGTCTCCTCACGCCCGGGTGGCTTCCCGTTCCAGCCGGGCCAGTTCAACATGCTGTACGTCTTCGGCGTGGGCGAGGTGGCCATCTCCATCAGCGGAGACCCCAGCCGGCCGGCCGAGCTGATCCACACCGTCCGAGCCGTGGGAGCCACCACCCGCGCGCTGTGCCGAGTGGGCCGAGGCGGCATGCTTGGCGTCCGAGGTCCCTACGGCCGGCCCTGGCCACTGGAGGAGGCACGTGGCCAGGACGTCGTCGTGGTGGCCGGCGGACTCGGCCTTGCCCCCCTCCGCTCCGTCATCCTTCACCTGCTGCGCCACCGCGAGAAGTACGGCCAGGTGTTGCTGCTGGTGGGGGCCCGCACACCGGAGGATCTGCCCTTCCGCCGGGACCTGGAGCGCTGGCAAGCGGACTCGCGGCTGCGGGTGCTCGTCACCGTGGACAAGGCGAGCCCTGGCTGGAAGGAACACGTAGGCGTGGTGCCTGCGCTGCTGCGTGACGTGGCGGTGGATCCAGCGCGCACAGTGGCGCTGATGTGCGGCCCCGAGGTGATGATGCGCTTCACCGTGCGCGAGCTGGAGCGGCTGGGCGTGCCCGACGCGCGCATCCACCTGTCGCTGGAGCGCAACATGAAGTGCGCGGTGGCCTTCTGCGGGCATTGCCAGCTCGTGCCGTACTTCCTCTGCAAGGACGGGCCGGTGTTCTCCTACGACCGGCTCCGGTCCTTCATCAGCCTCCGCGAGGTGTGAGATGGCGCGCAAGCGGAAGCGACCCACACTCGCGGTCTGGAAGTTCGCCTCGTGCGATGGGTGCCAGCTCACCGTGCTGAACCTGGAGGACGAGCTGCTCACGCTGGCGGACTCCGTGCGCATCGTCCACTTCGCCGAAGCCACCAGCGTGTCCCTGAAGGGAATGTACGACGTCTCGCTCGTGGACGGCTCCATCACCACACCCCATGACGCCGAGCGCATCCGCGAGGTGCGGCGGCAGTCGCGCCGGCTGGTGAGCATCGGGGCCTGCGCCACCGCGGGTGGCATCCAGGCGCTGCGCAACTTCAAGGATGTCCAGGGCTTCCTCTCCAGCGTCTACGCGAAGCCCGAGTACATCGAGACACTGGCCACCTCCACAGCCATTGCGGACCACGTGCCGGTGGACTTCGAGCTGCGGGGCTGCCCCATCAACAAGCGGCAACTGCTGGAGGTGCTGAGCGCCTTCCTCCAGGAGCGGCGGCCCAACGTGCCGAGCCACAGCGTGTGCGTGGAGTGCAAGCTGCGCGGCAACGTGTGCGTCATGGTGACGGGTACACCGTGCCTGGGGCCCGTGACGCATGCCGGCTGCGGGGCACTCTGCCCTACGTACCAACGCGGCTGCTACGGCTGCTTCGGGCCCATGGAGACACCCAACACCGCCTCTCTGGCCCGCGCCTTCCAGGCCGCGGGGCGCTCGGAGGCGGAGCTCGTCCGGGCCTTCCGCAACTTCAACGCGAACGCCCCGGCATTCCGTGAGGAGAGCGAGCGCCATGAAGAATAGGACGCGAACCCTCCAGGTAGACTCCCTCACGCGCCTGGAGGGAGGGCAAGGCCACGAATGTGCGCCTGGCCATCTGCGAGCCGCCACGCTTCTTCGGAGCCCTGCTGCGCGGGCGTTCGTACCTGGAGGCGCCCGACATCACCTCGCGGATCTGCGGCAGTACCGCGCTCATGTCCATCCTGGGTGGCCCATCCATCCATCCGCCTGAGGCCACCGCCGCCGTTCCCCGCGAGGCAGAGCACATTCTACGGACCCTCACCCTCTCGAAGCAGGAGCGGAGCCTTCCACTTCGCCGCCCATGCGCGGGGCACCAAGGCGGAGGGGGCGCGGCTCTTTCTGGAACTCATCCACGTGAGCGCACGGTGCCGGGCTCTTGTGGACACACCTACGCCCCGGAGCACCACGTGCTGCGATGCCCGGCTTGTGGCGGCACGGAGGGAGTGGAGGGAGGAGCCGAGGGTGATCCGGCTGGCCATCACCGTGCAAGGCGTGGTGCAGGGCGTGGGCTTCCGCCCCTTCGTCCACGCCGCCGCCATGGGCTGGTGGGATGGGTACGCAATAGCACCGACGGGGTCCGCATCGAGGTGGAGGGGCCAGTTCCCAGGGTGGAGGACTTCCGGCAGTCCCTCGAGCGTGAAGCTCCGCCCGCCGCCCGGGTAGCTCGCGCAGCAGTCCCCCGGACACGATGAGGACCTCCGCATCCTCGACAGTGACCCGAGCGCTCCTCCTCGGCCCATCATCCCGGCGGATCTGGCCACCTGCCCGGAGTGCGCCCTCAAGTCGCACCGGCACCTCCGCGGGCCGTTCGTCTTCTGCGATGCCCAGGGAACCTCCCTCAAGCCTCAAGAACGACGCCTGCCGGGACACCCTCCTCCGAGCCCACAAGCGGGCGGGCCTACGTCCCATCGGCTGGCACACGATGCGACACACGTTCGCCGGCCACTGGGTCATGCGGGGGGTACCTCTCAAGGCCGTCCAGCGCGGACGTCAAGAAGGACGCCGTCCGGGCGCTCAAGGGTCGCACTGGGGCACCTGGTGCGGGACGAGGAGAATTTCCCAGTGAAGTCCGGTGGTTAAGAATGCACGAGCCGGGGATCGAACCCGGACGGCCCTTACGGGCCAGCGGATTTTAAGTCCGCTGCGTCTGCCTGTTCCGCCACTCGTGCCCGAGCGCCACAACGGTGTCGGGACCATCTCTCAACTGCTGGACGGCCGCAATGCGCTCAACGGTCGATTCCGGCCCGCCCTTGTTATAAAGCGCCCGCCATGCTCGAGACTGTCACCAAGGGCTTCCGCTCCGCCAAGAACCGCCTCGCCGGCAAGAGCGAGCTCACGCAGGATGTGGTGGATGAGTCACTGCGCGACATCCGCGTCTCCCTGTTGGAGGCGGACGTCGCCTTCGATGTGGTGAAGAAGTTCGTCGCCCGCGTCCGCGAGAAGACCGTGGGCGAGGTGGTGCAGACGACCATCACGGACAAGTCCGGCCAGAAGCGGAAGGTGAGCCCGGCGGACTACTTCGTGAAGATCTGCCACGACGAGCTCGAGGCCCTGATGGGGCCGGTGGACACGAGCCTGAAGCTCAAGCCCAAGGGGCAGCTGAGCGGCATCATGATGGTGGGCCTGCAGGGCTCAGGTAAGACGACGACCACGGGCAAGCTCGCCAACCGGCTGCTCCAAGAGGGACGCAAGCCGCTGCTGGTGGCGGCGGACATCTACCGTCCGGCCGCCGTGGACCAGCTGAAGGTGCTGGGCGAGAAGCTGAAGGTGCCGGTGTACTTCGAGCCCAACGTGCCGCCACCGGAGCTGGCGGCGCGCGGGTACGCTGCGGCGCGGGACCAGAAGTGCGACGTGGTGCTGATCGACACGGCGGGCCGGCTTGCCATCGACGAGGCACTGATGGCGGAGCTGGAGTCCATCAAGGGCAAGGTGCACCCGGACAACATCCTGCTGGTGTGCGACGCGATGATTGGCCAGGACGCGGTGCGCACGGCGGCCGAGTTCGACCGGCGGTTGACGCTGGACGGCTTCATCCTGACGAAGCTGGACGGTGACGCGCGTGGTGGCGCGGCGCTGTCGATCAAGGAAGTGACGGGGAAGCCGATCAAGTTCCTCGGCATGGGCGAGTCGATGGACAAGCTCGAAGAGTTCCGGCCGGACGGGCTTGCGGGCCGGATTCTCGGGTTTGGCGACATCGTCGGCCTGATGAAGGACTTCGAGAAGGTCGTCGACGAGAAGAAGGCCGAGGAGGACGCGCGCAAGCTGCTGTCCGGCAACTTCTCGATGAAGGACTTCGTGGAGCAGATCCGGATGGTGCGGCGGATGGGGCCGCTGAAGGACCTGCTGGAGAAGTTCCCGTTGTTCGGGGATCTGACGGAGCAGCTGAACCCGGACGAGAAGGAGCTGACGAAGATCGAGGCGATGTATGACTCGATGACGGAGAAGGAGCGGCTGCGGCCGGACCTGATCAACGCAAGCCGGGTGGAGCGCATCGCGAAGGGCAGTGGGCGCAAGGCGGAGGACGTGCGCGAGCTGCTGCAGAAGTTCGGGATGATGCAGCAGGTGATGGGGACGATTGGTCAGAATCCGGGGTTGCTGGGACGGATTCCGGGGTTCAAGCAGCTGGGGCAGCTGTCTCAGATGAAGAACATGGACCTGTCGGGCCTGATGGGGAACGACAAGCTGATGCAGCAGGCGATGAGCGGCATGGGAGGCATGGGAGGCATGCCCATGCAGCTGCCGCAGATCGCGCCGGGCTACACGCCTCCGATGGGCCAGGCGGCGATGGCGAAGGCGCGGCTGATGGGCTACGCGCCGCCGTCGGCGGCGGGCAAGCCGGAGGACAAGGACGCCATCAAGGAGCGCCGCAAGCGCGAGAAGGCGAACCGGAAGAAGAACCGGAAGAAGAAGTAGGACTCCCCTCCTTCAGAGCCTCGGACGCGCCCCTTCCGTTTCAGGGACCGTCCGAGGTGTAGCCAAGGCCCAACCGTCTCGCGGCGTGGACTCCTCGTCTACGGCGGCGGACGGTGTGAGCGCCGGACGGAACAGCCAGCCACTGGCATTGGCGTCCAAAACCGTCTTTTCTGCTGAGAATTGGGCCCTTTAGCGGGCGAGGCATATCCACGAAGGGAGTGGACCGCCTTTTGCTCTGGAAGCGTGGCATGACCCTTCTCAATCGTTTCATCCCCTTGGTTGTGGCTGTTCTGATGTCTGCCTGCATCAATGTTCCCGAGGTAGGGGACCCCCTTCCGAATCCGGAAGTCCCGGATGGGGGCACCAAGCCGGACGGAGGAGTTCCTGCGGACTCGACCCCGCCAACCCTCACTGCAACGGTGCCAACGCACGGCTCGACCAACGTGACCACGAGCCCTCAGTTCCAGTTCACCTTCTCCGAGCCCATGAATGTGGGCACGGTGCAGGTATCAATCGCACCTATGGTGGCGCTCAGCACTGGAGTTTGGACGAGCAACAACACCCAGCTCACGCTGCAGCCACTGGCGGCGCTGGCCCAGAACACGACCTACATGCTGTCGGTGGACGGCAAGGACGTGGCGGGCAACGCGCTAACGGACCGAAAGCAATTCTCGTTCGAGACAACGGGGCCTGCGCCCGACACCACACCGCCAACCATCCTCGCCATCAGCCCGTCCTACGGAGCCATCGGGGTGGCACAGAGCGCGACCTTCACCGTGACGTTCTCAGAGCCGATGGACAAAGCCTCGGCCCAGACCGCTTTCGCCATCACGTCGCCTTCGGGGTTCAACGCTGGCGTCTTCACCTGGAGCGCGGAAGGAACCGTGATGACGTTCAACCCAGACACGGACTTTCCTTACGGAACAACCGTGGGATGGCAAGTCTCGATGGCCGCCAAGGACTTGGCTGGAAACACACTGGAGAGCGCCACGGCCGCCTCGTTCCGCGCCATTCGAGTGAACACGGTTACGATTGACTTCGATCCTTACACAAGCGGCTCTGCACTTGCTCCCGATTACGCCAGAACAAGTGCCCTCTACAATCTTGAGAACGTTGGCGACAATACCCAGAATCGCGAGGTGCGGCTCTTTATCGGCTTCAAACTCGATGTCCTGCCAGAAAATCTAGCCCGCATCGCTGACTGCAGACTCAAATGGTTCACATCAAGCCAACAGGGCAGCCCTTTCTCTTCCCTTGGAAGACTCCTTCTTGAAAGAGTCTTCATTGGCGAATCGATTGCATTTTCAACCACGGACACAACCAACCCAAGCTCAAAAGGTCAATATGAGTCAGCCGCTTTAGGCTCGCCCATTATTGTCCTGAACAGTGCCATTCCTGCCACCCTGACTTCCGAAGTCACATCGCTCGTGGCGCTTGACTGGCTTGAGAGAACCAACCGCAACTCCAAGCGTTCTCAGTTCAGACTGCGCTTTGAGGTTCCAAGCAACAATGATGGCCTCCGTGACACCATCGTCTCGGACGTGGAGCAAACCCCCAAGCTGGCAGAACTTCTCATCACCTATGAATACCCTTAAGATTGCGGTATTCGTGCATTCTTCGAGTGCAATTCGATGCTTTGGTTAACCCTGTCGCTTCGGGACAACCAAACCGCGTGCGAGACGGCGCAGCACACGCCGTTTCTGGCGCCTCTTATAGAGTTTGTGAGCATTCTCGCCCTCTTCATTAAGGCGAGCCGTCTCTTCATTCATGATCTGAAACTCAACCAGACAAAACACCACCCTCCCCTTGCGCGGACGAATATCTTTCTCAGGGGGAGGCAGATACGCATCCATCCTCAATGGCATATCCACGATGAAGTTGAGCGCGCGGAATGTGCTACCAGAGAACTGATTGCTGGTGCGGTCTTCTCGGTCTTCGTAATCACGATCCAGATGCAGTTGTGTCGCGTACTGTTCGAAGTGCGGGTGCTCGGCCAGTACTGACTTGAACGGGAGCAGTGAGTTTTCTGTTTGCCCAGGAACCACGAAGTTGAAGGGGAACAGGCGCTGGGTCAAGAAATAGAGAATCGGGAGAATGTCTTCGTGACGCTTCGTGATGATCCTGAACCGCGTGCGATCATAGACCTGCGCAGCCACCGTCTCCTTCTTCGCAATCAGCTTGGTGACCAACGAGTCACGCGTCTTGATGGAATGCGCGAACTCCAGCACAGGCAGACCTTTGGCCTGAATCTCCTGGGCCACACTGAGAACCTTCGCTGTCACCAAATCCGCCAGTTCCGCCTCGGAAACAGGCAACTGGAAGAGAAGGTCACGTCCTTCAATGTGCTGGATCACGTGCATGACCTTCAGGACGATGCAGGCGATCCGGCGATACTTGGGCAGCCCCTTGGCTCCGGAGGCATATAGGAAAAGATCGTGAATCTCCGCTGGGTTCGCCACGGCCTCGGCAACCCGATAGTTGAACGTCTTGCGGAGGTACTCCACAGCGTCCGCCAGGACCGCGCGCGCCCAGGCATCGTCATACAGCCGCGAGACGTCCAGTTGGCAGAGCCGCAGGAAATGATCCACCTCGTCCCGCGATTGGAAGTGCATCCGCCGCCAATCGATAACGGACCCCCCGCGCAAGATGAGCCGCAGGCGCTCCAGTTCTCGAAGGCCCATCTCCTCCACGGTGCAGATCGGGAGTTCGGGCAGTTGGGGGATGAGAGACACGACCTTCACAGCGGCGCTTCTAGCCGAGCCCGTAGGCCGGGGCAATGCAGCGGCGAAACAAAAGGCCCTCCTCCGCTTGGAAGAGGGCCTCGGTGCTGGTGCAAGGAGGAGGGCAACTTTTTCTCTGCCCGCTTGTCGTCGCGGGACCTTGCTCGCTCCGTTTACTTGGCCGCAACCTCACGGTTGTTGCGGTACTCCACCTGCTTCACAACCCGGCCATCCTCGGAGAACTCCTTGGCGGTCCCCTCACGCAGGCCCTCCGAGTACAGGTCCACCTTGCGGACCTTGCCGCTGGGGTAGAACTCCACGACTTCACCGTGGAAGTTGCTGCCCTTGAACATGGCAGTCCCGGTCTTGTTGCCCTTCTCATCAAAGGAGGTCCAGAGGCCAGTGCGGAAGCCGTTCTCAGACTGCCCCTCCGCCTGCTTGGCGCCGTTCGGGTAGAAGTACACAGTGGGACCGTGAGGCTTGAACCCCTGCTCACTCTTCTTCACGCACGCAGTGATGTCGTGCGTCGCGTCCGAACCGCCTTTCTGAACCGTCCCCGCCGGGCAGTTGAGCTTGATGGGCGACGACGCAAACGCCGCAGGGGCTACCGTCATCACAACCATCATCCCGAGAGCCTTGGTCCACTTCTTGGTCAACATGAGGTCTTCCTTTCATCCGCAGTTCGACGGCCTCACCGTCGCTGCCTAGATCAACGGGATCAATTCGGCATTATTCACGAAACTGTTCCCGCAGTTAGCTCACCTTAGAGCACTTTGAACGACAAGACCCCACTCCCGGCAAATCCGAAAGTGGGGTCATCGATGTCACCAGCAGCGTTACACAAGCTGCTGCTTATCCATGACTACTGATTGAAGCTCGCGCACACGGGATTGCCACCCGTGAAGTAGTAGCCAACCTGGATGCTCGACAGGTTCGCGCACAGGTAGGTCTGGAACTCGGCGTCCTTCAGGTTGGTCGTGCTGCGGTTGTAACCCGTGTTGGGCAGCAGGAGGCCCGAGTTGACCACGTCGAGCTTGGTCGTATCCGTCTTCACGTAGAAGAAGCCAGACAGACCATTGCGGGTGTCAGGCCAGTTCGCATCGGTCCGGTAGGCCCGGATGCTGAACACGTAAGCACCGCCGCTCGTGCAGAAGCTCGAGTTCGTCTCGTAGCGGAGCTTGGTGATCGAGTAGATCACCGGGCCGTTGCTGGTGGTCGCGCTCCAGTCCGGACGGTTGCCGGACGGGAAGTTCTCGCAGGTCGTCGGAGCAACCGGAGCCGCCGTGCACGTGGAGCTGGAGCAGAACTGACCGTAAGAGCAGGTCGACTGCGCGGTGCCCGAGCAGGTCGTACCCGGGTTGGAGCCGGCCTTGCACTGGCCCGTCGCCGTGTCGCAGGTGCGGCCCGTGCCGCAAGCCGAGTCCGAGGTGCACTTCGGCGTGCAGACCTTGTCCAGGTTCGAGCACACCAGGTCCGTCGTTCCCTCAGAGTTGCACAGCACGTCCGTGGAGCACTGGCACACCTGACGGTTGTCCGAGGTGCTGATCGCCGCGCACGTCTTCGCGCTCGAGGGACAGTCCGATCCCGCCGTACAGGTCTTCACACAGACCTTCGAGGACGGGTGGCAGATCTCGCCGTCGAGGCAGTCTCCATCCGCCGTGCACGTCAGGCTGGTCTCCTCATCCGCCGGGCAACCAGTCATCACCACGCTCAGCGCGCTCAGCGCGGTGAGCATCATCAACGTTTTACGAAGCTGCATGCTGGACTTCCTCCTGTGGGTGCCTCGCATGGGGCTTCCGGCCTCACAAGCCCCCATCCCATTCTTGCGAGCGGCGGTCGCTTTAGCCCCGCCTGTCTGGATGTGTCAACGAATGTTGACGCCCCCTCGACGCACTCCCCACTGGGAAATTCAGCGCGAACGAAAGCGGACAGCAGCACGGCCTTTTGTTACCGCCGCGCCACTGTCCGCTCGCAATCACTTCTAGAAAATGAACGGGAAATCGATGGGATCGCCCTGCTTCTTGTGCTTCGGAAAGTTCCAACCCTTGATGAGCCCGGAGATGCAGGTCGCCATATAGGTCTTCTTGAACTCCTCCGACTTCACCGAGACGCCCGTCGTCTTGCCGTTCGTCTGGATGACCCACCTCATCACCAGACGGCCCGTCAGGCCCGGATCCTTCTTCTTCTGCTCGTTCACGCACTTCACGATGGCCGGCTTGTTCGCCACCACCACCGACATGATGTCCGATTGACCGAGCCGCTCGGGCACGTCGCCGCCCGGCGCGGGCGGAATGTACGTGGACGGCGTCTTCTCGCCGCTGGCCGTCTTCCCCGCCGCAGGCTTCTTCGTCCCGAACAGATCATCGAAGTCATCGCCCAGGCCATCGTCCGACTGCTTCGACGGCTTCGACACGGCTTCGGACTTGGACGAACTCGAAGAACTCGAAGAGCTCGGACGCGAGGACTCGCCCGAAGACGGTTTCCGCTCCCCCGTCTTCGAGGAAGGCGTCACCTTCGCCACGGCCTCGGCCGCCGCAGGAGTCGCCGCCGGTGTCGTGGGAGGAGGCGTCGGCGTCGCCGCAGGAGTGGCCGCAGGCGTGGCCG
Encoded proteins:
- a CDS encoding acylphosphatase; this translates as MSILGGPSIHPPEATAAVPREAEHILRTLTLSKQERSLPLRRPCAGHQGGGGAALSGTHPRERTVPGSCGHTYAPEHHVLRCPACGGTEGVEGGAEGDPAGHHRARRGAGRGLPPLRPRRRHGLVGWVRNSTDGVRIEVEGPVPRVEDFRQSLEREAPPAARVARAAVPRTR
- a CDS encoding toxin-antitoxin system YwqK family antitoxin, yielding MLTKKWTKALGMMVVMTVAPAAFASSPIKLNCPAGTVQKGGSDATHDITACVKKSEQGFKPHGPTVYFYPNGAKQAEGQSENGFRTGLWTSFDEKGNKTGTAMFKGSNFHGEVVEFYPSGKVRKVDLYSEGLREGTAKEFSEDGRVVKQVEYRNNREVAAK
- a CDS encoding oxidoreductase, which translates into the protein MARKRKRPTLAVWKFASCDGCQLTVLNLEDELLTLADSVRIVHFAEATSVSLKGMYDVSLVDGSITTPHDAERIREVRRQSRRLVSIGACATAGGIQALRNFKDVQGFLSSVYAKPEYIETLATSTAIADHVPVDFELRGCPINKRQLLEVLSAFLQERRPNVPSHSVCVECKLRGNVCVMVTGTPCLGPVTHAGCGALCPTYQRGCYGCFGPMETPNTASLARAFQAAGRSEAELVRAFRNFNANAPAFREESERHEE
- a CDS encoding cyclic nucleotide-binding domain-containing protein encodes the protein MPQPLPPLEQHPFLRGLSPEQLSAIACKVREQSFPAGALLLREGDPADTLYLVRSGKVVLEQNVPGRGPTLLETLKAGDILGLSWLFPPFRWHLDARAVESVDTFALDASCMRGPSPEHPVLEPALAMRLLRQLYDRLERVRLQRLDVYKAGA
- the ffh gene encoding signal recognition particle protein yields the protein MLETVTKGFRSAKNRLAGKSELTQDVVDESLRDIRVSLLEADVAFDVVKKFVARVREKTVGEVVQTTITDKSGQKRKVSPADYFVKICHDELEALMGPVDTSLKLKPKGQLSGIMMVGLQGSGKTTTTGKLANRLLQEGRKPLLVAADIYRPAAVDQLKVLGEKLKVPVYFEPNVPPPELAARGYAAARDQKCDVVLIDTAGRLAIDEALMAELESIKGKVHPDNILLVCDAMIGQDAVRTAAEFDRRLTLDGFILTKLDGDARGGAALSIKEVTGKPIKFLGMGESMDKLEEFRPDGLAGRILGFGDIVGLMKDFEKVVDEKKAEEDARKLLSGNFSMKDFVEQIRMVRRMGPLKDLLEKFPLFGDLTEQLNPDEKELTKIEAMYDSMTEKERLRPDLINASRVERIAKGSGRKAEDVRELLQKFGMMQQVMGTIGQNPGLLGRIPGFKQLGQLSQMKNMDLSGLMGNDKLMQQAMSGMGGMGGMPMQLPQIAPGYTPPMGQAAMAKARLMGYAPPSAAGKPEDKDAIKERRKREKANRKKNRKKK
- a CDS encoding Ig-like domain-containing protein, with the translated sequence MTLLNRFIPLVVAVLMSACINVPEVGDPLPNPEVPDGGTKPDGGVPADSTPPTLTATVPTHGSTNVTTSPQFQFTFSEPMNVGTVQVSIAPMVALSTGVWTSNNTQLTLQPLAALAQNTTYMLSVDGKDVAGNALTDRKQFSFETTGPAPDTTPPTILAISPSYGAIGVAQSATFTVTFSEPMDKASAQTAFAITSPSGFNAGVFTWSAEGTVMTFNPDTDFPYGTTVGWQVSMAAKDLAGNTLESATAASFRAIRVNTVTIDFDPYTSGSALAPDYARTSALYNLENVGDNTQNREVRLFIGFKLDVLPENLARIADCRLKWFTSSQQGSPFSSLGRLLLERVFIGESIAFSTTDTTNPSSKGQYESAALGSPIIVLNSAIPATLTSEVTSLVALDWLERTNRNSKRSQFRLRFEVPSNNDGLRDTIVSDVEQTPKLAELLITYEYP
- a CDS encoding FAD/NAD(P)-binding protein; its protein translation is MSLDVPHVPGVAGPLTPEPLRVRSLRRETADTWTVSLDVSSRPGGFPFQPGQFNMLYVFGVGEVAISISGDPSRPAELIHTVRAVGATTRALCRVGRGGMLGVRGPYGRPWPLEEARGQDVVVVAGGLGLAPLRSVILHLLRHREKYGQVLLLVGARTPEDLPFRRDLERWQADSRLRVLVTVDKASPGWKEHVGVVPALLRDVAVDPARTVALMCGPEVMMRFTVRELERLGVPDARIHLSLERNMKCAVAFCGHCQLVPYFLCKDGPVFSYDRLRSFISLREV
- a CDS encoding TIGR04552 family protein; the encoded protein is MKVVSLIPQLPELPICTVEEMGLRELERLRLILRGGSVIDWRRMHFQSRDEVDHFLRLCQLDVSRLYDDAWARAVLADAVEYLRKTFNYRVAEAVANPAEIHDLFLYASGAKGLPKYRRIACIVLKVMHVIQHIEGRDLLFQLPVSEAELADLVTAKVLSVAQEIQAKGLPVLEFAHSIKTRDSLVTKLIAKKETVAAQVYDRTRFRIITKRHEDILPILYFLTQRLFPFNFVVPGQTENSLLPFKSVLAEHPHFEQYATQLHLDRDYEDREDRTSNQFSGSTFRALNFIVDMPLRMDAYLPPPEKDIRPRKGRVVFCLVEFQIMNEETARLNEEGENAHKLYKRRQKRRVLRRLARGLVVPKRQG